CACCCGATCGCCGGATTTATCAACGGGGGCGACAGATGCGGGCGTCTCGATGACAGGGGCGGTGGAATTCATGAATCGCTGATCTCACTGGCAACGGAGGTTCGGTTCGACAGGCCATCGACCGTCGACTTATTTTAGACAGGCGGAGCCAGAACCGCATCTGCGGCCGCATCCCAACTTGTCGATCCGAGCCTTTCCGCGATTCTGGCCAGTACCTCTTCGCTCGCCCTGGCCAGCCCGCCGGCGGCGCCGGTTCGAGTGGCATCGATGAACAGCTGTCCGGTTGATTGCTGCGACACATTCAGGGAAAGGGCGGAATCGCCTCGCCCTGATCCAGAAACCGAGAGTGCAACTTCTCGCCACACGGCGTCGGTCGCCCGTAAATCGACCTGCGGGCCGACTGCCACAAAGATGCCCGCCGCACTCGCCAATGGCAGACTGCCAGCGGCTTGAAGGAGTTGCCGCACGACAGACGGGTCGTCGCAATTGCTCCCGACGAACAGCACCTGCCGATGATTGCCGCAGGCAGGCAAATGCAGATCGACGGCGTGGGGATTGATCAGCTTCAGCATGCTCAGCAGCAGGCGTTCCGTGAGCAATCCGGTGACCGCCTCTTCCTGAAAATCAAACCCCTGCACTCGGGCAGGGAAGATCGGGTTCGCGCGATGCGTGATGGCCGACAACCGCAGCACCGGCAGTTGTGAACGGGCGACGAGCAAACCATCTGGCCCGGCGACGCAGCCTGAGGCGCTGCCGGCTGCCGGATCGATGTAGCCCTCGAGGATGATCTCGGCATCGGCAGGCACGTTCAATTCGACCGAGCGCGCGCGAATCAGATTCACACTCTCATTCCGCAGCATCCCGGCGAAGACCCAGGGCTCGAGCGGACGCGGCAATGGCAACGATGCGACATATCCCAGCAACGGGTCGCCGCCGAGGGCGATGGCCACGGGGAACGGGCGATTTTCCAGCCGTGCCTGCCGCCACAAAGTTCCGCCGACGTGGGATGGTTGCCAGTGCAGTGCCAGCGTTTCGCGGTCGAGCATGGCGGCCGGCACGAGTTCGACCGATGGCCTGCCGTCCGGAGATTCAGTGATCACGAGTCCTGAAGTGATCGCCGGATGCGTTTCTCCGTTCCATGACTGCAACAGCGGCAACTCACCAAGATCGAGATCCTTGCCGAGTTTGATGACCTGCTGACAGGCGCCGCGTCGGATGACTCGCGGCAGGAAACGTCCGCGATCAAGCGTCGGCCCGCCCCCGAGACCAAACTTCCAGTCACGGCCTGCGGGAAACGGATTGAGCGCTGCTTGCAGTCGAGCGATCAACTCATCGAGATCGCTTGCCCCGGTGGCGCGCAGAAAACGCTGGCGGTGACCGAGCAGGTTGGTCGCCACGGGCATCGACGAGCGAGAGGGATGCTCGAAGAGAATCAGCGGACTCTGATCGCGAAACTCGCGGCAGATTTCCTGGGTGACGGCCGCGATCTCTTCGCGTGGACTGAGTTCCACGCCGACGCGTTCGAGTTCGCCAGCATCACTGGCGGCCTGCAGGAACTGCGTGAGATCGTCAAACGGCATGTGTTTACAAATCTGAAAACGAAATGCTGACGATGAAAACTTCTCATTCAACAAAACCGCCGTTCTGAACACGCTGGGGCGTTCAGAACGGCGAATTTTCAACAGGCAATCTGCAACGGAATCAGCCGCGTTCCGCAGTCAGGATCATGTTCCGGCGGCGGCAATCATGCCCGAGGCCTGGAACATCACCGGTTCCGGACGGCCTTCGATCGTGAAGGTGAACTTCTCGGTGAACTCGCCGGCCTTTTCCGGAGCGGTCATCTTGAAGGGCACGATGTGCACTGTCTTGGCTTCGTCGGTCGGCTGCTTGACTTCAAAGCAGTCGGCCGATTCGCACTGAATGTGGGCGATGGTGAAAGGACGCTTCCCTTTCACGACCACCTGGAAAGTCTTCGATTCACCGGGGCGCAGGTTGCCCAGGGTGTAGCTCGGCGGATAGACCGAGATGTCCGGCTCAACTTTACCCATCACCAGCACCGGAACTTCCGGAGCGTTGGCGTCATCGGTCACGAGCGTGATCTGCTCGTGGAGAGAGCCCAATGGAGCGTTGGGTTTGAGACGGACGGTCAGTTCATAACTGACGCGGCCTGGCCCGCGGCTCACTTCTTTGACGCCGGCTTCGATGTTGTTGTTCGGAACGCGAACGTCTTTGATGTTCCAGTTGTCGCGCCCGGCGTAAGCGATTTCGAGCTTGCGTTCAGCTCCAGCACCGAATTCGACTGCACCGAAGTCAGCATTACCCGGTTCCGGAGTGATGACCACGTCGGAACGGATGTAGGCAGTGATGGGAACCTTGACTTCCTTGGTTGACGAGCCTTGAGGCCCATGGAAGGTCAGCGTCACCAAGACATTTGAGTCTTTGCGACGCATGAACTTGACCGTGTTCATTTTAATTTCGATCTGAGCCTGCTCGCGGGTCTTCAGCAGGTTCTTGTCCGGCTTGGCGGCAGTGCAACCGCATGTTGTGCCGACATTGCCGATGCTCACGTCTTCTTCATAGATGTTCGTGACGACAATTGTCGCCCGGGTATCGGCACCGCGGGCGACGGTGCCGAAGTCGTGCTTGAGTTCCGAGAACATCTTCTCGGCCCAGTTCAGTTCCTGAGCCTGGATCGGGGAAACCCACGCGGTCATTACGACCGCAAGAGCGCCGAGGGCAAGTGTTTGACGCAGCATGACTGTTAAATCTCCTGGCTGACGAATCGCGGACTGGCAGGCGGGACCGACTCCCCATCCGGACGGCTGTATTCTACGCGGAGCGACCCAGTGTCGCAATTTTGATTCCGAACTGTCCCCAGATTCCCGCCGCAATCGACTGCGGCGACGCTGCTCAGGCATGAACGCGTGTCCTGGTCAGCGCTTATGACGCGGGGGCCGTTTCTGATGCATCTTTCCCAGATTCCCAAAACGCCGACTTGGTCGCGGCGAGGTCAACAATCGTTGGAAAGAGATGCAGCGTGACGTTCCCTGCGTGCCAGAAGCATGCCCGCAGGCGGACGGTCAGGTCACCGATTTTTTTCACGAATCGCGAGAACTTGAAAGTTCCAGTTCTGTTCATCCGGCGTGGCGAACATGGCGAAGGCGATCCGCTCGGGAAAGCTGTGCTGACGACGAAGCGGAATCAGGCTGTCAGCAATTGGCGGATCATCATGATTGCGGCAGGCCCCACCAGCACCACGAAGATCCCCGGGAAGATGAACAGCACCAGCGGGAAGATCATCTTCACCGCGGTCATGGCTGCTTTTTCTTCCGCCAGCTGGCTGCGCTTGATGCGCATGCTGTCTGACTGCACGCGCAGCGCCTGTGCAATCGAAGAACCGAACTTGTCGGCCTGAATCAAAATCGCCGCCAGGGCCTTCACGTCATCGACGCCGGTGCGGACCCCCAGATCGTGCAGCACCTCGCGCCGATTCCGGCCCATTTGCAATTGGAAGTTGGCATGGTTGATCTCGGCGCAGATGTCGGTCGCCCCTTCCGAAAGTTCGTCCGCTACCCGCCGCATGGCAGCATCCAGCCCCAGCCCCGCCTCAACGCAGACGACCAGCAGGTCGAGCGCGTCAGGCAATGACAGGAAGATCCGGCTTTTCCGCGAATAGGCCATCACGGTCAGCACCAGGTCAGGCAGAAACATGCCCAACCCGCCGCCAATCCCTGCCGAGAGCAGGCCGTCTGTGGTGAACCCCTTGATAAACATCGTGACCGCACCGGCCAGAATCGCGGCCCCCGCCATGCAGGAGACCTTGATCGCCAGAAAGATCGTACTGGCATGCGGCGAAGCGAATCCGGCATTCGCCAGTTTTACCCGCAGCTTGCTTTGTTCGAGATCAGTTTTCGGTTCGAGCGCTTTCGAGAGCGCCGGGGCCGCGCGTTTGAATGCGGATTTGAGCCCGGTTTCCTTGCTCGCCGCTTCTCCGCGTTTACGCGGGTCTTTCAACTCCTGCAGACGTTCTGCCGCCCGCGAGTCTTTCGTGTTGAAAGCGGCCGCGATCGCCCAGACTCCGGCGCCGACGGCGCCAAAGACCGCAAACGGAAGCAGTTGGGTCAGGAGTTGAGGTTCCATAGTCGACTCGGTTTCGAAACTCGGTAATCGTGGGGCGAACGAGAACTCTCGTGAGTACTTGCCCGCCTGGGGAAAGATCGTTCGGTCGACGCTGTCCGTTGCGTCGACCGAACGACAACCTCCGGGTCACACTTTGATCGTGATAATCTTTTTGATGGTCACCGCACCCAGGATCTGCAGCACGATGGCCACCGCCACCATCTGGCGGCCCAGTTCATCCGTGAACAGCAACATGACGTAGTCGGGATTCAGCTTCCACACGGCAAAGAAGAGTAGAATCGGCAACGCCATCAGCACGATCCCGCTGATACGCCCTTCCCCCGTCAGTGCCTGCACCTGTCCCAGGATGCGGATGCGTTCGCGAATAATATGTCCGATTTTGTCGAGAATTTCGGCGAGATCTCCCCCCGATTGCCGCTGAATCGCGACGGCCATTGCGAAGAACTTGTAGTCCATGTTGGGCATGCGGAGGTATAAGTTCTTCAGAGCCTGCTCGAGCGGAATCCCGAGGTTCTGTTCTTCGTAGGCGATGTTGAATTCTTTGGAGATCGGGTCGGGAAGTTCATCCACAACCACCTTCATGGCGGAAGCCAGCGAATGGCCTGAACGCAAGGCACGTCCGATCAGCTCCATCGCGTCGGGAAGCTGTTTTGCGAATTTCTTGAAGCGTCGACCGCGTTTGAACATCAGCCAGCCGAACGGCATCAGGCTGCCCCCCAGGGCGCACAGCGGATAAACGGGGGCCGGCACGTTCCCGACCATCCCCAGCACGACGCCCACCACTCCGCAAATCGCCATGATGAGCATGAAGTGATCGAGTTTGATCGTCGTGTCGGCCTGCACGAACAGCAGCTTCAGATTGCTGAACCGTTCCATCAGTTTGCCGACTGCGCCGGTCAGGCCGTTGACCCCTTCCTTGACCAGGGTTTCGCGAGTGACTTGCGTCCCTTCTGCTTTGGCGGGCTTCTTGCCGGCCAGGACGTCGAGCCGGCTTTCCACGTTGCTCGACCCGTTCCCATCGAGCAGCATGAACAACGCCCCCAGCAAACCGCTGACGCCGATAAAGGCGATCAGCGAAGCTGTCAGCGGAGTCAGAGTTAGCGCAAGGAGCGTCATGGCAAGAAGGAGTTAGGAGTTAGGAGTTAGGAGTTAGGCGATTGCAAGCAGGAAATCTGGAGGAGGAATGGCCTAGTTCCTAACTCCTATTTCCTAACCCCTCGTTTCAGTGTCCCAGTTTGCGGGCGGCGAACAGGTTGTTGGGCAGTCGGACGCCGGCGGATTCGAGGCGGTGCATGAAGGACGGCCGTACGCCGGTCGCTTCAAAGTGACCGTAAGCGCGTCCGTCGGCGTCGATGCCGTCTTGCACATATTTGAAAATGTCCTGCATGATGATCGTGTCCTGTTCCATGTTCAGAACCTCGGTCACATAGGTGATTTTGCGGGGGCCCCCTTGCAGACGGCTGGCCTGAATGATGAGTTCCACGGCCGAGGCCAACTGATGGCGAATCGCCTTCAGCGGCAGGTCGGTTCCCCCCATTGTCACCATCGTCTCAATACGGGCGACCGCATCTCGCGGCGTGTTGGCGTGCACCGTGGTCATCGAACCTTCGTGGCCGGTGTTCATGGCCTGCAGCATGTCCAGCGTTTCCGGACCGCGGCATTCCCCGATGATGATTCGGTCGGGCCGCATACGCAGGGCGTTCTTCACGAGGTCGGTAGCAGTCACCTGCCCTTTGCCTTCGATGTTGGCTGGCCGGGTTTCGAGCCGCAGCACGTGTTCCTGCTGCAACTGAAGTTCCGCCGCGTCTTCAATGGTGATGACGCGCTGGTCAGGTTGAATGAAGCTCGACAGCGTGTTCAGCAGCGTGGTTTTCCCCGAACCGGTACC
This window of the Planctomicrobium piriforme genome carries:
- a CDS encoding UbiD family decarboxylase; translation: MPFDDLTQFLQAASDAGELERVGVELSPREEIAAVTQEICREFRDQSPLILFEHPSRSSMPVATNLLGHRQRFLRATGASDLDELIARLQAALNPFPAGRDWKFGLGGGPTLDRGRFLPRVIRRGACQQVIKLGKDLDLGELPLLQSWNGETHPAITSGLVITESPDGRPSVELVPAAMLDRETLALHWQPSHVGGTLWRQARLENRPFPVAIALGGDPLLGYVASLPLPRPLEPWVFAGMLRNESVNLIRARSVELNVPADAEIILEGYIDPAAGSASGCVAGPDGLLVARSQLPVLRLSAITHRANPIFPARVQGFDFQEEAVTGLLTERLLLSMLKLINPHAVDLHLPACGNHRQVLFVGSNCDDPSVVRQLLQAAGSLPLASAAGIFVAVGPQVDLRATDAVWREVALSVSGSGRGDSALSLNVSQQSTGQLFIDATRTGAAGGLARASEEVLARIAERLGSTSWDAAADAVLAPPV
- a CDS encoding DUF1573 domain-containing protein translates to MLRQTLALGALAVVMTAWVSPIQAQELNWAEKMFSELKHDFGTVARGADTRATIVVTNIYEEDVSIGNVGTTCGCTAAKPDKNLLKTREQAQIEIKMNTVKFMRRKDSNVLVTLTFHGPQGSSTKEVKVPITAYIRSDVVITPEPGNADFGAVEFGAGAERKLEIAYAGRDNWNIKDVRVPNNNIEAGVKEVSRGPGRVSYELTVRLKPNAPLGSLHEQITLVTDDANAPEVPVLVMGKVEPDISVYPPSYTLGNLRPGESKTFQVVVKGKRPFTIAHIQCESADCFEVKQPTDEAKTVHIVPFKMTAPEKAGEFTEKFTFTIEGRPEPVMFQASGMIAAAGT
- a CDS encoding type II secretion system F family protein yields the protein MEPQLLTQLLPFAVFGAVGAGVWAIAAAFNTKDSRAAERLQELKDPRKRGEAASKETGLKSAFKRAAPALSKALEPKTDLEQSKLRVKLANAGFASPHASTIFLAIKVSCMAGAAILAGAVTMFIKGFTTDGLLSAGIGGGLGMFLPDLVLTVMAYSRKSRIFLSLPDALDLLVVCVEAGLGLDAAMRRVADELSEGATDICAEINHANFQLQMGRNRREVLHDLGVRTGVDDVKALAAILIQADKFGSSIAQALRVQSDSMRIKRSQLAEEKAAMTAVKMIFPLVLFIFPGIFVVLVGPAAIMMIRQLLTA
- a CDS encoding type II secretion system F family protein; amino-acid sequence: MTLLALTLTPLTASLIAFIGVSGLLGALFMLLDGNGSSNVESRLDVLAGKKPAKAEGTQVTRETLVKEGVNGLTGAVGKLMERFSNLKLLFVQADTTIKLDHFMLIMAICGVVGVVLGMVGNVPAPVYPLCALGGSLMPFGWLMFKRGRRFKKFAKQLPDAMELIGRALRSGHSLASAMKVVVDELPDPISKEFNIAYEEQNLGIPLEQALKNLYLRMPNMDYKFFAMAVAIQRQSGGDLAEILDKIGHIIRERIRILGQVQALTGEGRISGIVLMALPILLFFAVWKLNPDYVMLLFTDELGRQMVAVAIVLQILGAVTIKKIITIKV
- a CDS encoding CpaF family protein produces the protein MPPVPTASRLRKDPTQDDFENLKRLIHGKLVDKLDLNRLGELQGDTLRREIRLVVEHLCDTENPLLNRSERERLIEEVLDETFGFGPLEILMKQEGVADIMINGPKKVFVEKGGRIVRSDVTFRDNEHLLQILDRIVSRVGRRIDETSPMCDARLPDGSRLNAIIPPLSLDGPALTIRKFGSRPLTLEDLLRFGAFTPEMVMLLEGAMKARLNIIISGGTGSGKTTLLNTLSSFIQPDQRVITIEDAAELQLQQEHVLRLETRPANIEGKGQVTATDLVKNALRMRPDRIIIGECRGPETLDMLQAMNTGHEGSMTTVHANTPRDAVARIETMVTMGGTDLPLKAIRHQLASAVELIIQASRLQGGPRKITYVTEVLNMEQDTIIMQDIFKYVQDGIDADGRAYGHFEATGVRPSFMHRLESAGVRLPNNLFAARKLGH